A genome region from Primulina eburnea isolate SZY01 chromosome 9, ASM2296580v1, whole genome shotgun sequence includes the following:
- the LOC140840498 gene encoding probable serine/threonine-protein kinase PBL7, producing the protein MLKWPGHCSCFGRNKEIKLKSEPHLDDKSIGSMNMKIEQRLDTADSNDHGKSNGLIIFSYRELATATNNFRQESLLGEGGFGPVYKGKIETTGQVVAVKQLNHSGLQGDKEFLVEVLMLSNLQHPNLVSLIGYCAEGEQRLLVYEFMPLGSLECHLHDLTPDMQPLDWNTRMQIAAGAAKGLDFLHNQAKPQVIYRDLKASNILLSEEFHPKLSDFGLAKFGPDDDKSHVSTRVMGTRGYCAPEYAQTGKLTVKSDVYNFGVFLLELITGRRAVEVTEGSTMHMLVDWARPMLKERKKFVNLADPLLRGRFSENILSKAIEVALMCLQEDAQSRPSMRDIAHAMNYLTTQSLEYDSNTDQHKTDEGGGQRSEFKEQEMSKQLNIENQDRELAVAEAKMWGETCREKKGEHIRPDYSNR; encoded by the exons ATGTTGAAATGGCCAGGCCATTGTTCATGTTTTGGAAGAAACAAGGAGATCAAGTTGAAAAGCGAGCCACATCTTGATGACAAGTCAATAG gGAGTATGAATATGAAAATAGAGCAAAGGCTTGATACTGCAGACTCAAATGATCATGGTAAAAGTAATGGCTTGATCATATTTAGCTACCGCGAGCTGGCTACTGCAACCAACAACTTTAGGCAAGAATCCCTTCTCGGGGAAGGTGGTTTTGGCCCAGTATACAAGGGCAAAATAGAAACCACTGGCCAG GTTGTTGCTGTTAAACAGTTAAATCATTCTGGTTTGCAAGGTGACAAGGAGTTTCTGGTGGAAGTTCTGATGCTTTCTAATCTGCAGCACCCTAACCTCGTGAGTTTGATTGGATATTGTGCCGAAGGGGAGCAGCGCCTTCTTGTGTATGAATTCATGCCTTTGGGATCTTTGGAATGTCACCTCCATG ATCTTACACCTGATATGCAGCCATTAGATTGGAATACAAGGATGCAAATAGCAGCTGGTGCAGCAAAAGGATTGGATTTCTTGCATAACCAAGCTAAGCCTCAAGTAATCTACAGGGACCTGAAAGCATCTAACATATTATTAAGTGAAGAGTTCCACCCGAAACTATCAGATTTCGGCCTCGCCAAGTTTGGTCCGGATGATGATAAGTCACATGTCTCCACCAGGGTAATGGGTACTCGAGGATACTGTGCGCCCGAATATGCTCAAACTGGAAAACTCACAGTGAAGTCGGATGTATACAATTTTGGTGTTTTTCTGTTGGAGTTGATCACCGGACGTAGAGCGGTGGAGGTGACTGAAGGAAGCACAATGCACATGCTTGTAGACTGG GCACGACCTATGTTGAAGGAGCGCAAGAAGTTCGTGAATCTGGCAGATCCCCTACTAAGAGGCCGATTTTCGGAGAATATCTTAAGCAAGGCCATAGAAGTGGCTCTAATGTGTCTCCAAGAAGATGCACAATCTCGGCCTAGCATGAGAGACATAGCGCATGCCATGAATTACTTGACAACCCAATCTTTGGAGTATGATTCGAATACAGATCAACATAAAACCGACGAAGGAGGTGGACAAAGAAGTGAGTTTAAGGAACAGGAAATGTCCAAACAGTTGAACATCGAAAATCAGGATCGAGAGCTTGCCGTTGCAGAGGCTAAGATGTGGGGTGAGACTTGTAGGGAGAAAAAAGGCGAACATATTAGGCCGGATTATTCGAACCGATGA
- the LOC140840866 gene encoding uncharacterized protein: MGHLAITDGVTHRKEKPREEWTTENKKKTNLDNVTKNILYKMQDKVTFSKIKMCKTGKEIWEKLIQPCEGNEQTKENKLSVDVQKLDNIKMKAGESMHDYDEKINDIINELNALGNVYSNKEVTLKVVRGLPKE; this comes from the coding sequence atggggcaccttgccattactgatggggtAACTCATCGCAAAGAAAAGCCCAGAGAGGAATGGACAACTGAGAATAAAAAGAAAACCAACCTAGACAATGTGACTAAGAATATCTTATACAAAATGCAGGATAAagtcactttcagcaaaatcaagatgtgcaaaactgGCAAAGAGATCTGGGAGAAACTGATCCAGCCGTGTGAAGGAAACGAGCAAACAAAAGAGAACAAGCTATCAGTTGATGTTCAGAAACTTGATAACATCAAGATGAAAGCTGGTGAATccatgcatgattatgatgagaaGATTAATGACATAATCAATgagctaaatgcacttggaaatgtGTATTCTAACAAAGAAGTGACACTGAAGGtggtcagaggtcttcccaaagaatga
- the LOC140841486 gene encoding small ribosomal subunit protein bS21c isoform X2: protein MATSFLPNLFSFFTLSKQPPPPPPSLPVTPPSQVSLSSTNRGFSSDELRWNPTPLSSSSDVTSVICPSLAYANTLFFRSAYNVQVLVDDNEPEEKLLGRFRREVMRAGVIQECKRRRFFENKQDEKKRKTREAAKRNRRRRPQWKNGTQDREEAPKIKKRDDEGDNWDIPEGALA from the exons ATGGCTACCTCTTTCCTACCCAACCTCTTCTCTTTCTTCACCCTCTCCAAACAACCGCCACCACCACCGCCGTCTCTCCCCGTGACTCCGCCGTCGCAGGTCTCTCTCTCCTCCACAAACCGTGGATTTTCGTCTGATGAGCTCCGCTGGAATCCAACGCCGCTTTCTTCCTCTTCAGATGTCACGTCCGTGATTTGCCCCTCTCTCGCATATGCCAACACTCTCTTCTTCCGATCGGCGTACAATGTTCAGGTCCTCGTCGATGATAACGAACCGGAGGAGAAGCTTCTCGGCCGCTTCAGAAGAGAGGTCATGAGAGCTGGAGTCATTCAAGAATGCAAACGCCGCCGGTTTTTCGAGAATAAACAGGATGAGAAGAAGCGCAAAACACGCGAGGCTGCGAAGCGCAATCGTCGCAG GCGCCCTCAATGGAAAAACGGTACGCAAGATAGAGAAGAAGCACCTAAGATCAAGAAGAGGGATGACGAGGGAGATAACTGGGATATTCCTGAAGGAGCCCTTGCCTAA
- the LOC140841486 gene encoding small ribosomal subunit protein bS21c isoform X1, with the protein MATSFLPNLFSFFTLSKQPPPPPPSLPVTPPSQVSLSSTNRGFSSDELRWNPTPLSSSSDVTSVICPSLAYANTLFFRSAYNVQVLVDDNEPEEKLLGRFRREVMRAGVIQECKRRRFFENKQDEKKRKTREAAKRNRRSRRPQWKNGTQDREEAPKIKKRDDEGDNWDIPEGALA; encoded by the exons ATGGCTACCTCTTTCCTACCCAACCTCTTCTCTTTCTTCACCCTCTCCAAACAACCGCCACCACCACCGCCGTCTCTCCCCGTGACTCCGCCGTCGCAGGTCTCTCTCTCCTCCACAAACCGTGGATTTTCGTCTGATGAGCTCCGCTGGAATCCAACGCCGCTTTCTTCCTCTTCAGATGTCACGTCCGTGATTTGCCCCTCTCTCGCATATGCCAACACTCTCTTCTTCCGATCGGCGTACAATGTTCAGGTCCTCGTCGATGATAACGAACCGGAGGAGAAGCTTCTCGGCCGCTTCAGAAGAGAGGTCATGAGAGCTGGAGTCATTCAAGAATGCAAACGCCGCCGGTTTTTCGAGAATAAACAGGATGAGAAGAAGCGCAAAACACGCGAGGCTGCGAAGCGCAATCGTCGCAG TAGGCGCCCTCAATGGAAAAACGGTACGCAAGATAGAGAAGAAGCACCTAAGATCAAGAAGAGGGATGACGAGGGAGATAACTGGGATATTCCTGAAGGAGCCCTTGCCTAA
- the LOC140841483 gene encoding cation/H(+) antiporter 15-like isoform X1, which yields MGSIAMEPDDIVSYAQIYHPQENLSSICIPTGRYYSRGIFANTNPLDYSVPLILAQLSLSSVFILFTSRLLSPLGQPSMVIHILAGLALGPSFLGRFAGFTEHVYPYESLILLDAFAVFGCMFYFFLIGVQMDPWILRKIERKEITIGVSTVVLALMLSISASSIVSRLSYSSTTPTLGLVAITSSMLSFPIVAHYLTELKMANTEFGRVALTSSLVSNAFGFCIITITILTHEDGSNSWIEVIKTIAVGSGFVLLVAFVVRPIILWALQRNPEGEPLKQSFIYLVFVGVVMAGFCSKAVGLNIFFGPLVYGMVIPAGPPLGSALTQKLDFITSWIFMPLYFVKNGLVIDVFMVSVGDYLTVHSVILIASIGKFLGATLSSIFGGIPLRESVQIGLVMNVQGVLELGLYKMFKRNKAIDENTFVVLCASMLVVTAICTNLLRYLYDPLRRHTFYKRRTMLELRPDSELRVLACVHHQENVPSIIELLESLHPTKRSPVDVYLLHLVELAGRAHPLLIPHKLEKINSAKTHTPMSIINAFQILQQKYHGAITVHPFTGISPYASMHDEVCQMAVDRRVSLVIIPFHRRFNSTAESSSLGIKTMNDQVLQMVPCTTAIVVDRAPTIISSSATTGAPPSSHGDLFGVAVFFIGGPDDREALAIGSRMAAQINIHLTIYRLILRDEAISIDIEDTNMEKKLDNEVMNEILSKSRYDSDQRVSYVEEVVRDGTGTVALIRSIENEHETIIVGRRHDTKSPLLGGLSDWSEDSELGTIGDMFALVDSKATSTILVIKNHITHSLSNKFTMEEIGRTDTM from the exons ATGGGGTCCATTGCAATGGAACCCGATGACATAGTTTCATATGCACAGATATATCATCCGCAGGAGAATCTCTCATCAATCTGCATCCCAACCGGGAGGTATTATTCGAGGGGCATCTTCGCCAATACCAATCCTCTTGATTATTCCGTTCCTCTCATTCTGGCACAGCTCTCCCTCTCctccgtcttcattctcttcacCTCTCGCCTGCTCAGTCCTCTCGGCCAACCCAGCATGGTTATCCACATACTG GCTGGTTTGGCTTTGGGTCCATCGTTTTTGGGCAGGTTTGCTGGCTTTACAGAACATGTGTATCCCTATGAGAGTCTGATCCTTCTTGATGCATTTGCAGTGTTTGGTTGCATGTTCTACTTCTTCCTCATTGGAGTGCAGATGGATCCCTGGATATTGAGAAAGATTGAGAGGAAAGAGATAACCATCGGGGTTTCCACCGTCGTCCTGGCATTAATGTTGAGCATCTCTGCCTCATCCATCGTATCACGGCTCAGCTATAGTTCGACAACCCCGACTCTTGGTCTGGTGGCTATCACGTCGTCTATGCTTAGTTTTCCAATCGTAGCTCACTACCTCACGGAATTAAAAATGGCGAATACGGAGTTTGGGAGAGTGGCCTTGACATCATCCTTGGTCAGCAATGCATTTGGCTTCTGCATCATAACCATCACTATCTTGACGCATGAAGATGGTTCAAATTCCTGGATCGAGGTTATAAAAACTATTGCGGTAGGGTCTGGCTTTGTGCTGTTGGTTGCTTTCGTGGTCCGACCCATTATTCTATGGGCATTGCAAAGAAACCCGGAGGGGGAACCCTTGAAGCAAAGCTTCATTTACTTGGTGTTTGTTGGTGTTGTGATGGCTGGATTTTGCAGTAAAGCTGTCGGGCTCAACATTTTCTTTGGCCCTCTGGTTTATGGGATGGTGATACCCGCAGGCCCTCCCTTGGGATCAGCCCTCACGCAGAAGCTAGACTTCATCACTTCTTGGATCTTTATGCCTCTCTACTTCGTGAAGAACGGGCTGGTCATCGACGTATTCATGGTTAGCGTTGGAGACTATTTGACAGTGCATTCTGTCATACTCATCGCCAGCATCGGCAAGTTTCTTGGAGCAACGCTCTCTTCCATTTTTGGAGGAATACCACTTAGGGAATCAGTTCAGATTGGCCTTGTGATGAATGTACAAGGTGTTCTGGAACTAGGTCTGTACAAGATGTTCAAGAGAAACAAG GCAATAGATGAAAATACATTCGTGGTTTTGTGCGCATCAATGTTAGTTGTTACTGCTATCTGCACCAATTTACTCAGGTACTTGTACGATCCTTTGCGGAGGCACACATTTTACAAGAGGAGAACAATGTTGGAGTTGAGGCCAGACTCCGAACTCCGGGTCTTAGCTTGCGTGCATCACCAGGAGAACGTCCCCTCCATAATCGAACTTCTTGAAAGCCTCCATCCTACAAAGCGCAGCCCCGTTGATGTGTATTTGTTACACCTTGTCGAGCTTGCTGGTCGGGCTCATCCACTGCTCATTCCCCACAAATTGGAAAAAATAAACTCTGCCAAGACTCACACACCGATGAGTATCATCAATGCCTTCCAAATCTTGCAGCAAAAATACCATGGAGCCATCACCGTGCATCCCTTTACTGGGATATCTCCTTATGCAAGCATGCACGATGAAGTGTGTCAGATGGCAGTGGACAGGAGGGTTTCGCTCGTGATCATTCCATTTCACCGGAGATTTAACTCAACCGCTGAATCGTCGTCGTTAGGTATCAAGACGATGAATGACCAAGTTCTCCAAATGGTGCCTTGTACCACAGCCATCGTGGTCGACAGAGCACCAACCATTATATCATCATCAGCAACAACAGGAGCACCGCCATCATCACACGGGGACCTATTTGGAGTCGCTGTTTTTTTCATCGGGGGCCCAGACGACCGAGAGGCACTTGCTATAGGATCAAGGATGGCGGCACAAATCAACATCCACTTGACCATATATCGGCTGATCCTCAGGGACGAGGCAATCAGTATCGATATCGAGGATACAAACATGGAAAAGAAGTTGGACAACGAAGTTATGAATGAGATATTGTCGAAATCCCGATATGATAGTGATCAGAGGGTGAGTTATGTAGAAGAAGTGGTGAGAGATGGGACCGGGACAGTCGCGCTGATTCGATCCATAGAGAACGAGCACGAGACCATAATAGTTGGGAGACGACACGACACGAAATCCCCACTGTTGGGAGGCCTTTCAGATTGGAGTGAGGATTCAGAACTGGGAACAATAGGAGACATGTTTGCTTTGGTAGATTCAAAGGCGACTTCCACCATCCTTGTGATTAAAAACCACATCACCCATTCATTATCTAACAAGTTTACAATGGAAGAAATTGGAAGAACAGATACTATGTAA
- the LOC140841483 gene encoding cation/H(+) antiporter 15-like isoform X2: MHRYIIRRRISHQSASQPGGIIRGASSPIPILLIIPFLSFWHSSPSPPSSFSSPLACSVLSANPAWLSTYWLVWLWVHRFWAVFGCMFYFFLIGVQMDPWILRKIERKEITIGVSTVVLALMLSISASSIVSRLSYSSTTPTLGLVAITSSMLSFPIVAHYLTELKMANTEFGRVALTSSLVSNAFGFCIITITILTHEDGSNSWIEVIKTIAVGSGFVLLVAFVVRPIILWALQRNPEGEPLKQSFIYLVFVGVVMAGFCSKAVGLNIFFGPLVYGMVIPAGPPLGSALTQKLDFITSWIFMPLYFVKNGLVIDVFMVSVGDYLTVHSVILIASIGKFLGATLSSIFGGIPLRESVQIGLVMNVQGVLELGLYKMFKRNKAIDENTFVVLCASMLVVTAICTNLLRYLYDPLRRHTFYKRRTMLELRPDSELRVLACVHHQENVPSIIELLESLHPTKRSPVDVYLLHLVELAGRAHPLLIPHKLEKINSAKTHTPMSIINAFQILQQKYHGAITVHPFTGISPYASMHDEVCQMAVDRRVSLVIIPFHRRFNSTAESSSLGIKTMNDQVLQMVPCTTAIVVDRAPTIISSSATTGAPPSSHGDLFGVAVFFIGGPDDREALAIGSRMAAQINIHLTIYRLILRDEAISIDIEDTNMEKKLDNEVMNEILSKSRYDSDQRVSYVEEVVRDGTGTVALIRSIENEHETIIVGRRHDTKSPLLGGLSDWSEDSELGTIGDMFALVDSKATSTILVIKNHITHSLSNKFTMEEIGRTDTM; encoded by the exons ATGCACAGATATATCATCCGCAGGAGAATCTCTCATCAATCTGCATCCCAACCGGGAGGTATTATTCGAGGGGCATCTTCGCCAATACCAATCCTCTTGATTATTCCGTTCCTCTCATTCTGGCACAGCTCTCCCTCTCctccgtcttcattctcttcacCTCTCGCCTGCTCAGTCCTCTCGGCCAACCCAGCATGGTTATCCACATACTG GCTGGTTTGGCTTTGGGTCCATCGTTTTTGGGCAG TGTTTGGTTGCATGTTCTACTTCTTCCTCATTGGAGTGCAGATGGATCCCTGGATATTGAGAAAGATTGAGAGGAAAGAGATAACCATCGGGGTTTCCACCGTCGTCCTGGCATTAATGTTGAGCATCTCTGCCTCATCCATCGTATCACGGCTCAGCTATAGTTCGACAACCCCGACTCTTGGTCTGGTGGCTATCACGTCGTCTATGCTTAGTTTTCCAATCGTAGCTCACTACCTCACGGAATTAAAAATGGCGAATACGGAGTTTGGGAGAGTGGCCTTGACATCATCCTTGGTCAGCAATGCATTTGGCTTCTGCATCATAACCATCACTATCTTGACGCATGAAGATGGTTCAAATTCCTGGATCGAGGTTATAAAAACTATTGCGGTAGGGTCTGGCTTTGTGCTGTTGGTTGCTTTCGTGGTCCGACCCATTATTCTATGGGCATTGCAAAGAAACCCGGAGGGGGAACCCTTGAAGCAAAGCTTCATTTACTTGGTGTTTGTTGGTGTTGTGATGGCTGGATTTTGCAGTAAAGCTGTCGGGCTCAACATTTTCTTTGGCCCTCTGGTTTATGGGATGGTGATACCCGCAGGCCCTCCCTTGGGATCAGCCCTCACGCAGAAGCTAGACTTCATCACTTCTTGGATCTTTATGCCTCTCTACTTCGTGAAGAACGGGCTGGTCATCGACGTATTCATGGTTAGCGTTGGAGACTATTTGACAGTGCATTCTGTCATACTCATCGCCAGCATCGGCAAGTTTCTTGGAGCAACGCTCTCTTCCATTTTTGGAGGAATACCACTTAGGGAATCAGTTCAGATTGGCCTTGTGATGAATGTACAAGGTGTTCTGGAACTAGGTCTGTACAAGATGTTCAAGAGAAACAAG GCAATAGATGAAAATACATTCGTGGTTTTGTGCGCATCAATGTTAGTTGTTACTGCTATCTGCACCAATTTACTCAGGTACTTGTACGATCCTTTGCGGAGGCACACATTTTACAAGAGGAGAACAATGTTGGAGTTGAGGCCAGACTCCGAACTCCGGGTCTTAGCTTGCGTGCATCACCAGGAGAACGTCCCCTCCATAATCGAACTTCTTGAAAGCCTCCATCCTACAAAGCGCAGCCCCGTTGATGTGTATTTGTTACACCTTGTCGAGCTTGCTGGTCGGGCTCATCCACTGCTCATTCCCCACAAATTGGAAAAAATAAACTCTGCCAAGACTCACACACCGATGAGTATCATCAATGCCTTCCAAATCTTGCAGCAAAAATACCATGGAGCCATCACCGTGCATCCCTTTACTGGGATATCTCCTTATGCAAGCATGCACGATGAAGTGTGTCAGATGGCAGTGGACAGGAGGGTTTCGCTCGTGATCATTCCATTTCACCGGAGATTTAACTCAACCGCTGAATCGTCGTCGTTAGGTATCAAGACGATGAATGACCAAGTTCTCCAAATGGTGCCTTGTACCACAGCCATCGTGGTCGACAGAGCACCAACCATTATATCATCATCAGCAACAACAGGAGCACCGCCATCATCACACGGGGACCTATTTGGAGTCGCTGTTTTTTTCATCGGGGGCCCAGACGACCGAGAGGCACTTGCTATAGGATCAAGGATGGCGGCACAAATCAACATCCACTTGACCATATATCGGCTGATCCTCAGGGACGAGGCAATCAGTATCGATATCGAGGATACAAACATGGAAAAGAAGTTGGACAACGAAGTTATGAATGAGATATTGTCGAAATCCCGATATGATAGTGATCAGAGGGTGAGTTATGTAGAAGAAGTGGTGAGAGATGGGACCGGGACAGTCGCGCTGATTCGATCCATAGAGAACGAGCACGAGACCATAATAGTTGGGAGACGACACGACACGAAATCCCCACTGTTGGGAGGCCTTTCAGATTGGAGTGAGGATTCAGAACTGGGAACAATAGGAGACATGTTTGCTTTGGTAGATTCAAAGGCGACTTCCACCATCCTTGTGATTAAAAACCACATCACCCATTCATTATCTAACAAGTTTACAATGGAAGAAATTGGAAGAACAGATACTATGTAA
- the LOC140841487 gene encoding probable inactive leucine-rich repeat receptor-like protein kinase At3g03770 has protein sequence MGCSSSFILAFVSWVLFASSSTHQLRSYDTEILLQLMKHLEYPVVLSVWENSNGDLCSLSSPPQMSIKCENDSVTELRIIGAKPANISEFRGFAVPNQTLSQSFSVDSLFTTLTRLSSLRVLSLVSLGIWGPLPDKIHRLSLLEGLDLSSNFLYGSIPSEISRLVKLQTLTLDGNFFNDTVPEWLDSLKNLSILSLKKNRLRGHIPSALSTMATLTEVVMSHNFLSGKLPYLGDLVSLRLIDLRDNNLDSELSPLPKELANVFLSNNSFSGSIPDQFGQLKQLQHLDLSDNYISGTPPSVLFSLPNISYLNLSSNILSGSLDENIRCGDTLSLVDLSGNRFIGQLPSCLDSAADVRIVKIGGNCFSTNASNQHPAQYCKDPDNGKRLFTRKVIAVVVGVISGTAIIVVILLGVGYVTFCKSHIEQETIVQHIAPKVVQDGARSGISTEVFENARVISPAVKMRNPSASAYKVFSIKELEDATGKFGQSSYLGESTIGKVFKGKLENGAFVAIRSLTLFRKYSVRNLKLRLDLLSKLRHPNLVNLLGHCVEAELQENVTVNRLFLVYEFIPNGNLHTHLSETCPEKVKVLKWSNRLAVLIDVAKGVHFLHTGVIPPSFNNRLKTNNVLIDEHQRAKLSDYGMSIIGDETEKPEAKKDAAKAEHVEKPDDDVYNFGLILFETLVGPDASENKEAFMLNEMASFSSQDGRKKLVDSIVLATSSQESLSIVISITNKCTSPESSNRPSFEDVLWNLQYAAQVQATADADQKSDNMT, from the exons ATGGGGTGTTCATCTTCTTTTATCCTGGCGTTTGTTTCTTGGGTTCTCTTTGCGTCAAGCTCCACTCATCAGTTGCGAAGCTATGACACGGAAATACTTCTCCAGCTGATGAAGCATTTGGAGTACCCAGTGGTGTTAAGTGTTTGGGAAAATAGCAATGGGGATTTGTGTAGCTTGTCCTCCCCGCCGCAAATGAGCATTAAGTGTGAGAATGATTCTGTGACCGAACTCAGGATTATTGGAGCTAAGCCTGCAAATATCAGTGAGTTTAGAGGATTTGCAGTACCTAATCAAACCTTATCTCAGAGTTTCTCTGTTGATTCTTTGTTTACTACATTGACAAGGTTGTCCAGTTTGAGGGTCCTTAGCTTAGTGTCTTTAGGGATTTGGGGGCCACTTCCTGATAAAATTCATCGGTTATCTTTGCTTGAAGGTTTGGATTTGAGTTCGAATTTCTTGTATGGTTCAATCCCATCTGAAATCTCTAGGTTGGTAAAGCTTCAGACGTTGACATTGGATGGAAACTTTTTCAATGATACAGTTCCTGAGTGGTTGGATTCATTAAAAAATTTGTCCATTTTGAGCCTAAAGAAGAACAGGTTGAGGGGTCACATTCCTTCGGCGTTGTCCACAATGGCAACACTGACTGAAGTTGTGATGTCCCACAATTTCCTTTCTGGGAAATTACCTTATTTGGGTGATTTAGTTAGCTTAAGGTTGATAGATTTGAGAGACAATAATTTGGACTCTGAACTTTCTCCATTGCCCAAGGAGCTGGCGAATGTTTTCCTGAGTAACAATTCGTTTTCTGGAAGTATTCCAGACCAATTTGGCCAGTTGAAGCAACTTCAGCATCTTGACTTGTCAGACAATTATATAAGTGGAACTCCACCTTCTGTACTGTTCTCTTTGCCCAACATCAGTTACTTGAATTTATCATCCAACATTCTCAGTGGATCACTTGACGAAAATATCAGGTGTGGGGACACACTGAGTCTTGTTGATCTTTCTGGCAACAGATTCATAGGTCAGCTTCCGAGTTGCTTGGACTCTGCTGCTGATGTTAGAATTGTAAAAATTGGAGGGAATTGCTTTTCCACCAATGCTTCTAACCAGCATCCGGCACAATACTGCAAAGACCCTGATAATGGGAAAAGGCTATTTACGAGAAAGGTAATAGCAGTGGTGGTCGGTGTTATCAGCGGAACTGCCATTATTGTAGTCATCCTCTTAGGTGTTGGATATGTCACATTCTGTAAAAGTCACATTGAACAGGAGACGATAGTTCAGCATATTGCACCAAAGGTTGTGCAAGATGGTGCAAGGTCAGGGATTTCAACTGAAGTTTTTGAAAATGCTA GAGTAATTTCACCAGCAGTGAAAATGCGTAACCCTTCTGCTTCAGCATACAAGGTGTTCTCCATAAAAGAACTGGAAGATGCCACAGGGAAGTTCGGGCAATCATCGTATCTGGGTGAAAGCACTATTGGAAAG GTTTTTAAAGGAAAGTTGGAAAATGGTGCCTTTGTTGCCATACGATCTTTGACTTTATTCAGAAAATACTCAGTCCGGAACCTCAAGTTGAGGCTGGATTTACTCTCAAAACTTCGTCATCCGAACCTAGTTAATCTTCTGGGTCATTGCGTTGAAGCAGAACTCCAGGAAAACGTCACCGTGAATAGATTGTTCCTTGTGTACGAATTCATTCCAAATGGGAACTTACATACTCATCTTTCAG AAACCTGCCCGGAGAAGGTGAAGGTTCTGAAATGGTCGAACAGATTGGCTGTGCTAATTGATGTAGCCAAGGGTGTCCATTTTTTGCATACTGGGGTGATTCCCCCTTCATTTAACAATAGGCTTAAGACGAATAATGTACTAATTGATGAGCATCAGAGAGCCAAGCTTAGTGATTACGGAATGTCCATAATTGGTGATGAAACTGAAAAACCTGAG GCGAAGAAAGATGCTGCGAAAGCAGA GCATGTGGAAAAGCCGGACGACGATGTTTACAACTTTGGGCTCATATTGTTCGAAACGCTTGTAGGTCCTGATGCAAGTGAAAACAAAGAAGCATTTATGCTAAACGAAATG GCATCCTTCAGCAGCCAAGATGGTAGAAAGAAACTAGTGGATTCAATCGTGCTAGCCACTAGCTCCCAAGAATCCTTGTCCATAGTGATATCCATCACCAACAAATGTACATCCCCTGAATCTTCCAACAGGCCATCGTTCGAGGACGTTCTCTGGAATTTACAGTATGCTGCTCAAGTCCAGGCTACTGCTGATGCAGATCAGAAATCAGACAATATGACATAG